In Brassica napus cultivar Da-Ae chromosome C2, Da-Ae, whole genome shotgun sequence, the sequence CCTATCAACGCTTTATTCTATTGTTATTTATAAGATTTAGAATCATATCATACATGAGCATGTTTTATAAAGAATCattatttgtaaattaaaaattcaaacttaactacaactgaaaataaaataaaaataaaacagtatcaaaatttatttgaagatcaggaaaatatttgatttaaacgTGACATATAAAACATTCCAAAATTATCCATATTGGATTAggttttattttctgatattcAAAGTCAGGTTTTATTAAtaccaaaaacaaacaaatctgGATGGAACTACATGACatgatgttttatttatttatttatatacaaattcATGTTTCCAAATTCTAATGCATCCCATCAGTAATTTTTGTACACTCCCCTTagttttgaacttttgattAAGTCATAAATACAAATACAGATGCAGAAAGCAACATTGAGTTTTTTGACTGGTTTACATTATGCGAATTGACTCGcttaattaaaaataagtaaatattacaCTGATATAATTAGGGTAAGAAGACCAGATTTTTTACTCAAAATGAGAAAATCAAAATTACCAAGTCAAATATTCAAGGAACCATGtgatacaaatgaatatattgcCATAGAGGATGAACCTACAAAAATCAACATTTATATAAAGGTCGACTAAGTCGAGTGTTtaataacaatttacaaacCTCTAAGAAGGCTCTAAACAGTAAAGAAATCAACCATTCGCCATTTCAAAACCCTCTTGACATTCAATTATGAATCCTTTGAAGTTCTTGTTAATCATCGTGGCCATCTTGGTGGCCTTATGTCCAGCAATAGTCCAATCTCGACAAATAAAATGTGACCGGTTGGGTGAGAATTGCATCgaggatggagaagaagagaccATGAAAATGAGATTTGGTTTGGATGTGAGCCGTAAGATTCTCCAAGCCACACGATATATAAATTATGATGCTTTGAAGCACAACGTACCAGCTAAACAACATGGTCAAGAGGACCGAGCGGATAACACATATCGTCGAGGTTGTACTCTCGCTACAGAATGTTATCGGCTTACGAATTAAACAACAggaatactaatttttatttttagtgcaacacagaaacaaaatatagttttttttccaTTAGTTTACATTTTctgtttatgtatttttattaccTTTGATTGGTATCttcaataaaattgaaaagtttATTACTATTTTCAATAACATCTAATTCATTGATTCACATAGCTAAAAAGGGCAATTGTATATATAACTAACCGATCTAATAATTTCTACCAT encodes:
- the LOC106387383 gene encoding protein RALF-like 14: MNPLKFLLIIVAILVALCPAIVQSRQIKCDRLGENCIEDGEEETMKMRFGLDVSRKILQATRYINYDALKHNVPAKQHGQEDRADNTYRRGCTLATECYRLTN